The Streptomyces sp. HSG2 genome has a segment encoding these proteins:
- the gyrA gene encoding DNA gyrase subunit A encodes MTDENLPVTPQGDPLALRVEPVGLETEMQRSYLDYAMSVIVSRALPDVRDGLKPVHRRVLYAMYDGGYRPERGFYKCARVVGDVMGNYHPHGDSSIYDALVRLAQPWSMRMPLVDSNGNFGSPGNDPAAAMRYTECKMAALSMEMVRDIDEETVDFTDNYDGRSQEPTVLPSRFPNLLINGSAGIAVGMATNIPPHNLREVAAGAQWYLENPEASHEDLLDALIGRIKGPDFPTGALVVGRKGIEEAYRTGRGSITMRAVVEVEEIQNRQCLVVTELPYQVNPDNLAQKIADLVKDGRIGGIADVRDETSSRTGQRLVIVLKRDAVAKVVLNNLYKHTDLQTNFGANMLALVDGVPRTLSLDAFIRHWVAHQIEVVVRRTRFRLRKAEERAHILRGLLKALDAIDEVIALIRRSDTVEIARGGLMGLLDIDEIQANAILEMQLRRLAALERQKIVQEHDELQAKIGEYNAILASPVRQRGIVSAELAAIVEKYGDDRKTKLIPYEGDMSIEDLIAEEDIVVTVSRGGYIKRTKTDDYRAQKRGGKGVRGTKLREDDIVDHFFVSTTHHWLLFFTNKGRVYRVKGYELPDAGRDARGQHVANLLAFQPDESIAEIFAIRDYEAAPYLVLATKGGLVKKTSLKDYDSPRSGGVIAINLREREDGTDDELIGAELVSATDDLLLISKKAQSIRFTAADETLRPMGRATSGVKGMSFRGEDELLSMSVVRPGTFVFTATDGGYAKRTAVDEYRVQGRGGLGIKAAKIVEDRGELVGALVVEESDEILAITLSGGVIRTRVSEIRETGRDTMGVQLINLGKRDAVVGIARNAEAGREAEEVDGGDTADEAAAGAPSGDTGEGTAPTSE; translated from the coding sequence ATGACCGACGAGAACCTCCCCGTGACGCCGCAAGGCGACCCCTTGGCGCTGCGTGTCGAGCCCGTGGGGCTGGAAACGGAGATGCAGCGCTCCTACCTCGACTACGCGATGTCCGTCATCGTCTCGCGCGCGCTGCCCGACGTGCGGGACGGCCTCAAGCCGGTGCACCGTCGTGTGCTGTACGCCATGTACGACGGCGGATACCGTCCCGAGCGCGGCTTCTACAAGTGTGCCCGCGTCGTCGGCGACGTCATGGGCAACTACCACCCGCACGGTGACAGCTCCATCTACGACGCCCTGGTCCGGCTGGCGCAGCCGTGGTCGATGCGGATGCCGCTGGTGGACTCCAACGGCAACTTCGGCTCGCCCGGGAACGACCCCGCGGCGGCGATGCGGTACACCGAGTGCAAGATGGCCGCGCTCTCGATGGAGATGGTCCGTGACATCGACGAGGAGACCGTCGATTTCACCGACAACTACGACGGCCGCTCCCAGGAGCCGACCGTCCTGCCGTCCCGGTTCCCGAACCTCCTGATCAACGGCTCGGCGGGGATCGCGGTCGGCATGGCCACCAACATCCCCCCGCACAACCTGCGGGAGGTCGCGGCCGGGGCCCAGTGGTACCTGGAGAACCCCGAGGCCTCGCACGAGGACCTGCTGGACGCCTTGATCGGGCGAATCAAGGGGCCGGACTTCCCCACCGGCGCGCTGGTCGTCGGCCGCAAGGGCATCGAGGAGGCCTACCGCACCGGGCGCGGCTCCATCACCATGCGCGCGGTGGTCGAGGTCGAGGAGATCCAGAACCGACAGTGCCTGGTCGTCACCGAGCTTCCCTACCAGGTGAACCCGGACAACCTGGCCCAGAAGATCGCCGATCTCGTCAAGGACGGCAGGATCGGGGGCATCGCCGACGTCCGCGACGAGACCTCCTCCCGCACCGGGCAGCGGCTGGTCATCGTGCTCAAGCGGGACGCGGTCGCCAAGGTGGTGCTGAACAACCTCTACAAGCACACCGACCTGCAGACCAACTTCGGGGCCAACATGTTGGCCCTGGTCGACGGCGTCCCGCGCACGCTGTCCCTGGACGCCTTCATCCGTCACTGGGTCGCCCACCAGATCGAGGTCGTCGTCCGCAGGACCCGCTTCCGGTTGCGCAAGGCCGAGGAGCGGGCGCACATCCTGCGCGGTCTGTTGAAGGCCCTGGACGCCATCGACGAGGTCATCGCGCTCATCCGGCGCAGCGACACCGTGGAGATCGCCCGCGGGGGCCTGATGGGCCTCCTCGACATCGACGAGATCCAGGCCAACGCCATCCTGGAGATGCAGCTCCGCCGGCTGGCGGCCCTGGAGCGACAGAAGATCGTCCAAGAGCACGACGAACTCCAGGCGAAGATCGGCGAGTACAACGCCATTCTCGCCTCCCCGGTCCGCCAGAGGGGCATCGTCAGCGCCGAGCTGGCGGCGATCGTCGAGAAGTACGGCGACGACCGCAAGACGAAGCTGATCCCCTACGAGGGCGACATGTCCATCGAGGACCTGATCGCCGAGGAGGACATCGTCGTCACGGTCAGCCGCGGCGGCTACATCAAGCGGACCAAGACCGACGACTACCGGGCCCAGAAACGCGGAGGCAAGGGGGTGCGGGGGACGAAGTTGCGTGAGGACGACATCGTCGACCACTTCTTCGTCTCCACCACGCACCACTGGCTGCTCTTCTTCACCAACAAGGGGCGGGTCTACCGGGTCAAGGGGTACGAGCTTCCGGACGCCGGGCGCGACGCGCGTGGCCAGCACGTCGCCAATCTGCTGGCGTTCCAGCCGGACGAGTCGATCGCGGAGATCTTCGCCATCCGCGACTACGAGGCGGCCCCGTACCTGGTCCTGGCGACCAAGGGGGGCCTGGTCAAGAAGACCTCGCTGAAGGACTACGACTCGCCGCGTTCAGGTGGTGTCATCGCCATCAACCTGCGCGAGCGGGAGGACGGGACCGATGACGAGCTGATCGGCGCCGAGTTGGTCTCCGCCACCGACGACCTGCTGTTGATCAGCAAGAAGGCGCAGTCGATCAGGTTCACGGCCGCGGACGAGACTCTCCGCCCGATGGGGCGCGCCACGTCGGGCGTCAAGGGTATGAGCTTCCGAGGCGAGGACGAACTGCTGTCGATGAGCGTGGTGCGGCCCGGCACGTTCGTCTTCACCGCCACGGACGGCGGCTACGCCAAACGGACCGCCGTCGACGAGTACCGCGTCCAGGGGCGCGGTGGGCTCGGCATCAAGGCCGCCAAGATCGTCGAGGATCGTGGCGAACTGGTGGGTGCCCTGGTGGTCGAGGAGTCCGACGAGATCCTCGCCATCACCTTGTCCGGCGGTGTGATTCGCACGCGAGTCAGCGAGATCCGGGAAACCGGGCGTGACACCATGGGCGTCCAACTGATCAACCTGGGCAAGCGCGACGCCGTCGTCGGTATCGCGCGCAACGCCGAGGCGGGGCGAGAGGCGGAGGAGGTCGACGGCGGGGACACCGCCGACGAGGCCGCCGCCGGAGCTCCGAGCGGTGACACGGGCGAGGGCACGGCGCCCACGTCCGAGTAG
- a CDS encoding DUF3566 domain-containing protein, with amino-acid sequence MSGATGAGSAGTPTGTETDGVGKGSVPPPVRHQPASGVSGGTEPRPHSSSSSYETRGSQGGTVTDTRGAQAERPASPLPGDRKAERQSGGPYHPPQAYPTADGAGDDADLRRRTGGRVVPRVRKARLRVARADPWSVMKVSFLLSIALGICTVVASAVLWMVMDAMGVFSTVGGTISEATGASESSGFDLQAFLSLPNVLMFSTVIAAIDVVLATALATLGAFIYNLSAGFVGGVELTLAEDE; translated from the coding sequence GTGAGCGGAGCCACGGGCGCCGGGTCGGCCGGTACCCCGACGGGTACGGAGACGGACGGCGTGGGCAAGGGCTCCGTTCCGCCACCTGTGAGGCATCAGCCCGCCTCCGGCGTTTCCGGTGGAACGGAGCCGCGACCTCACTCGTCCTCTTCGTCGTACGAGACTCGTGGATCCCAGGGGGGAACCGTGACGGACACCCGAGGAGCGCAGGCCGAGCGGCCGGCCTCACCCTTGCCGGGAGACCGGAAGGCGGAGCGGCAGTCCGGCGGGCCCTACCACCCGCCGCAGGCCTACCCGACCGCCGACGGCGCCGGTGACGACGCCGATCTTCGGCGGCGCACGGGCGGGCGCGTCGTACCACGCGTTCGCAAGGCCCGATTGCGGGTCGCCAGGGCCGACCCGTGGTCGGTGATGAAGGTGAGCTTCCTGCTCTCCATCGCCCTGGGGATCTGCACGGTCGTCGCCTCGGCCGTCCTCTGGATGGTCATGGACGCCATGGGCGTGTTCTCGACCGTGGGCGGGACGATCTCCGAGGCGACCGGCGCCAGCGAGTCCTCCGGGTTCGATCTCCAGGCGTTCCTCTCGCTGCCCAACGTGCTGATGTTCAGCACGGTCATCGCGGCCATCGACGTGGTCCTGGCCACCGCGTTGGCGACGCTCGGCGCCTTCATCTACAACCTCTCCGCGGGCTTCGTGGGAGGCGTCGAGCTCACGCTCGCCGAGGACGAGTGA
- a CDS encoding winged helix-turn-helix domain-containing protein: MADDREWRPDPTSHVYVYLQVVRHLTERIRTGRLPVGARLPAERDLADQYGVAVNTIRRAVRDLREQGLVITVPIKGTFVRAAQPPADDTEGHRPHH; this comes from the coding sequence ATGGCAGACGACCGCGAGTGGAGACCCGATCCGACCAGTCACGTGTACGTGTACCTCCAGGTCGTGCGGCATCTCACCGAACGGATTCGCACGGGCCGCCTACCGGTTGGAGCACGCCTTCCGGCCGAGCGTGACCTCGCCGATCAGTACGGGGTGGCTGTCAACACCATCCGCCGAGCAGTCCGTGACCTGCGCGAACAAGGGCTCGTCATCACGGTCCCCATCAAGGGCACCTTCGTACGAGCCGCCCAGCCACCCGCCGACGACACCGAGGGCCACCGGCCTCACCACTGA
- a CDS encoding DNA-binding protein, with translation MDAAQQEATARARELQRSWYGEPLGTLFRRLIDDLGLNQARLAAVLGLSAPMLSQLMSGQRAKIGNPAVVQRVQLLQDLAGQAADGSVSAAEAAELMERIRKSQGGSVLANTTQTTSGSGVPTVKRVVREIQSLLRSVSAAGDILEAADSLARTHPEVAEFLRVYGAGRTAEAVAHYQAHQN, from the coding sequence ATGGACGCCGCACAGCAGGAAGCCACCGCCAGAGCCCGGGAGCTGCAGCGGAGCTGGTACGGGGAGCCGTTGGGGACGCTCTTCCGTCGTCTGATCGACGATCTCGGCCTCAACCAGGCGCGCTTGGCCGCGGTGCTGGGTCTGTCGGCACCGATGTTGTCCCAGCTGATGAGTGGTCAGCGAGCCAAGATCGGGAATCCGGCCGTGGTCCAGCGGGTACAGCTTCTCCAGGACCTCGCGGGGCAGGCGGCGGACGGCAGTGTGAGCGCCGCCGAGGCCGCCGAGCTGATGGAGCGGATCAGGAAGTCCCAGGGTGGGTCGGTGCTCGCCAACACCACGCAGACGACCAGTGGTTCGGGCGTCCCGACGGTGAAGCGCGTCGTTCGCGAGATTCAGTCGCTGCTGCGCTCGGTCTCGGCCGCCGGTGACATCCTGGAAGCGGCGGATTCTCTGGCCCGGACACACCCCGAGGTCGCCGAGTTCCTCCGCGTCTACGGTGCCGGGCGCACCGCCGAGGCGGTCGCCCACTATCAGGCCCACCAGAACTGA